A window of the Brassica oleracea var. oleracea cultivar TO1000 chromosome C1, BOL, whole genome shotgun sequence genome harbors these coding sequences:
- the LOC106292604 gene encoding abscisic acid 8'-hydroxylase 1-like: MDSSALFFTFSAAIIILYFLRCVISQRHRVSSKLPLPPGTMGWPYVGETFQLYSQDPNVFFASKQKRYGSVFKTHVLGCPCVMTSSPEAAKFVLVTKSHLFKPTFPASKEGMLGKQAIFFHQGEYHAKLRKLVLRAFMPESIRDMVPNIESIAQHSLRSWDGIMINTYQEMKTYTFNVALLSIFGKDEVLYREDLKRCYYILEKGYNSMPINLPGTLFHKAMKARKELSQILARILSERRENRSSHNDLLGSFMGDKEELTDEQIADNIIGVIFAARDTTASVMTWILKYLAENPNVLEAVTEEQMVISKSKEEGESLTWGDTKKMPLTSRVIQETLRVASILSFTFREAVEDVEYEGYLIPKGWKVLPLFRNIHHSSDIFSNPSKFDPSRFEVAPKPNTFMPFGNGTHSCPGNELAKLEISIMIHHLTNKYRWSIVGASDGIQYGPFALPQNGLPIMLARKKEIDM, from the exons ATGGATTCCTCCGCCTTGTTTTTCACTTTCTCCGCCGCAATTATCATACTCTACTTTCTCCGGTGTGTAATCTCTCAGCGCCACCGTGTATCCTCGAAACTCCCACTCCCGCCGGGAACAATGGGTTGGCCTTACGTAGGCGAGACTTTCCAGCTCTATTCTCAAGACCCTAACGTCTTTTTCGCTTCCAAACAGAAACG GTATGGTTCAGTGTTCAAGACACATGTACTCGGATGTCCTTGTGTAATGACCTCAAGTCCTGAGGCTGCGAAGTTCGTGCTGGTGACGAAGTCTCATCTCTTTAAACCGACTTTTCCTGCGAGTAAAGAGGGGATGCTGGGGAAACAGGCCATCTTCTTCCACCAAGGTGAGTATCACGCCAAACTCAGGAAGCTCGTTCTTCGTGCCTTCATGCCGGAGTCTATCAGAGACATGGTTCCAAATATCGAATCAATCGCTCAACATTCTCTACGAAGCTGGGACGGAATAATGATCAACACTTACCAAGAAATGAAAACA TACACATTCAACGTTGCGTTGCTCTCGATCTTCGGAAAAGACGAGGTTCTATACAGAGAAGATCTAAAACGATGCTACTACATTCTCGAGAAAGGTTACAACTCTATGCCTATAAACCTCCCTGGAACGCTCTTCCACAAAGCCATGAAGGCTCGCAAGGAGCTCTCGCAGATCCTAGCAAGAATCTTATCAGAGAGAAGAGAGAACAGATCCTCACACAACGATCTTCTCGGATCATTCATGGGAGACAAAGAAGAGCTAACCGACGAGCAGATCGCTGATAACATAATCGGAGTAATCTTCGCCGCTAGAGACACCACGGCGAGTGTGATGACGTGGATCCTTAAGTACTTGGCTGAGAATCCCAACGTTCTAGAGGCCGTTACT GAAGAGCAAATGGTAATAAGTAAAAGCAAAGAAGAAGGAGAGTCTTTAACTTGGGGTGATACAAAGAAGATGCCACTAACTTCAAGAGTCATTCAAGAAACATTAAGAGTTGCTTCAATCTTATCTTTTACATTTAGAGAAGCTGTAGAAGATGTCGAATACGAAG GATATTTGATACCTAAAGGATGGAAAGTGTTGCCGCTTTTCAGAAACATTCATCATAGTTCTGATATCTTTTCGAATCCTAGCAAGTTTGACCCATCGAGATTTGAG GTGGCTCCAAAACCCAATACTTTCATGCCATTTGGCAATGGGACTCACTCGTGTCCTGGAAATGAATTAGCCAAGCTTGAAATATCTATCATGATTCATCATCTGACCAACAAGTACAG ATGGTCAATAGTTGGAGCTAGCGACGGGATTCAGTATGGGCCATTTGCGCTTCCCCAAAACGGACTGCCCATTATGCTTGCTCGGAAGAAGGAGATCGATATGTAG